The proteins below come from a single Zea mays cultivar B73 chromosome 8, Zm-B73-REFERENCE-NAM-5.0, whole genome shotgun sequence genomic window:
- the LOC103634667 gene encoding alanine aminotransferase 2 gives MDTHLTLSMFWGIKGLHDEIAARDGFHASADNIFLTDGASPAVHMILQLLIRSEKDGSLCPIPQYPLYSASIALHGGSLVPYFLDEETGWALEVDELKKQLEEARSIEQGIKGLRDEIAAHDGFHASADNIFLTDGASPTVHMILQLLIRSEKDGILCPIPQYPLYSASIALHGGSLVPYFLDEETGWVLEVDELKKQLEEARSKGISVRALVVINPGNPTGQACCSQTKPGASLD, from the exons ATGGACACACATCTTACACTTTCCATGTTTTGG GGTATAAAAGGGTTACATGATGAAATTGCTGCCCGTGATGGGTTTCATGCAAGCGCAGATAACATCTTCCTAACAGATGGAGCAAGCCCGGCA GTACACATGATTCTGCAGTTGTTGATAAGGTCTGAGAAGGATGGCAGTCTCTGCCCTATTCCACAGTACCCATTGTACTCTGCATCAATTGCTCTTCATGGTGGTTCCCTT GTTCCTTATTTCCTTGATGAAGAGACAGGGTGGGCACTTGAGGTTGATGAGCTCAAGAAACAACTTGAGGAGGCTCGATCTATAGAGCAG GGTATAAAAGGGTTACGTGATGAAATTGCTGCCCATGATGGGTTTCATGCAAGCGCAGATAACATCTTCCTAACAGATGGAGCAAGCCCGACA GTACACATGATTCTGCAGTTATTGATAAGGTCTGAGAAGGATGGCATTCTCTGCCCTATTCCACAGTACCCATTGTACTCTGCATCAATTGCTCTTCATGGTGGTTCCCTT GTTCCTTATTTCCTTGATGAAGAGACAGGGTGGGTACTTGAGGTTGATGAGCTCAAGAAACAACTTGAGGAGGCTCGATCTAAGGGCATCAGTGTTAGGGCGCTTGTTGTTATAAATCCAGGAAACCCAACAGGACAG GCATGTTGTTCTCAAACCAAACCAGGGGCGTCACTCGATTAG
- the LOC107548101 gene encoding uncharacterized protein LOC107548101 (The RefSeq protein has 1 substitution compared to this genomic sequence) has product MMASDRVESTARALRPFHSPVRAITAVAMASLKTAKKHHARLNNPFPRAVPTAAIHDGDGALRLSFASTSKLAHAHDFPVGTRFRLRWDPSRGGEVSLSRVPPSSGGGAMWETVPGVAFLSVASVATEADECRGSFALRDGGARLVPDRQHVDKIRAFYRCDAEAGGSEPDLLRAAAFRPSDATRFPVLVVTGLVSAAKKAGASPSCTCCGLRLRAAGRRARSAAAAARPVLSARYWILLEEKSDTQVRFSVKIGDYQWTCSHADPAKSPPATATTTTTTPRLHRASLRLRLSARVQRATTSKRTRLAPAPSREREEASALLPAPERAEERRPEEFNRVFLTYASSRDERFFGFGEQFSHVEFKRKRVPVLVQEQGIGRGDQPITFAANLVSYRSGGNWSTTYAPSPFYMTSKMRSLYLEGYEYSIFDLTRPDRVQIQIYGNSVQGRILDGDSPTELLTSYTESTGRPPVLPRWITSGAVVGMQGGTDAVRRVLGQLKDYDVPVSAFWLQDWVGQRKTAIGSQLWWNWELDDAHYNGWNDLVDDLRSHGIRTMAYCNPCLVPMDEKPSAKRHLFEEARKLGILVRDDAGEPYMMPNTAFDVAMLDLTNPAAHAWFKSTVLRGMVDRGVSGWMADFGEGLPLDARLHSGEDSVAAHNRYPELWARVNREIADEWRASRRRAAAESDDIVDDDDGLVFFVRSGFRESSRWAMLFWEGDQMVSWQANDGIKSSVVGLLSGGLSGFPLNHSDAGGYCTVDLPPFLRYRRSEELLMRWMEVNAFTVVLRTHEGNRPGSNCQFYSSGRTLAHFARCAKMYKAWEFYRARLVGEAARTGLPVARHLFLHYPADERVQALTYQQFLVGTEMLVVPVLDKGRTAVTAYFPAGAGAWRHVWSGNEYGTGAGVQGGFEAQVEARIGYPAVFVRAGSSVGERFVSNLRNLTVL; this is encoded by the exons ATGATGGCCTCGGACCGAGTAGAGAGCACCGCACGGGCTCTCCGTCCGTTCCATTCGCCCGTGCGCGCCATCACCGCCGTCGCCATGGCGTCGCTCAAGACTGCCAAGAAGCACCACGCGCGCCTCAACAACCCCTTCCCGCGCGCCGTACCGACGGCCGCCATCCACGACGGCGACGGGGCCCTGCGCCTGTCGTTCGCGTCGACCTCCAAGCTCGCCCACGCGCACGACTTCCCCGTGGGGACCCGTTTCCGCCTCCGCTGGGACCCGTCCCGCGGCGGCGAGGTCTCGCTGTCCAGGGTTCCTCCGTCGTCGGGCGGCGGCGCGATGTGGGAGACCGTCCCCGGCGTGGCGTTCCTCTCCGTGGCCTCCGtggccaccgaggccgacgagTGCCGCGGCTCCTTCGCGCTCCGCGACGgcggcgcccgcctcgtccccgaTCGCCAGCACGTCGACAAGATCAGGGCTTTCTACCGCTGCGACGCCGAGGCAGGCGGCTCCGAGCCCGACCTGCTGCGCGCCGCCGCATTCCGGCCGTCCGACGCGACGCGGTTCCCGGTGCTGGTGGTGACCGGGCTCGTGTCCGCCGCCAAGAAGGCCGGCGCGTCGCCGTCGTGCACCTGCTGCGGGTTGCGCTTGCGCGCGGCAGGTCGCCGCGCCCggagcgcggcggcggcggcgaggcccGTGCTCTCGGCGCGGTACTGGATCCTTCTCGAGGAGAAGAGCGACACGCAGGTTAGGTTCAGCGTCAAGATCGGCGACTACCAATGGACCTGCTCGCACGCTGACCCTGCCAAGTCGCCCCCGGCGACGgcgacgaccacgaccacgaccccGAGGCTCCACCGGGCCAGCCTGCGGCTTCGTCTGTCGGCGCGCGTCCAGCGAGCCACCACGAGCAAGAGGACGAGGCTGGCCCCGGCCCCGAGCCGTGAGCGTGAGgaggcgtcggcgctcctgcCAGCGCCCGAGCGGGCGGAGGAGCGGCGGCCGGAGGAGTTCAACCGTGTGTTCCTGACGTATGCGAGCAGCCGCGACGAGCGGTTCTTCGGGTTCGGCGAGCAGTTCAGCCACGTGGAGTTCAAGCGGAAGCGGGTGCCGGTGCTGGTGCAGGAGCAGGGGATCGGCAGGGGAGACCAGCCCATCACTTTTGCCGCCAACCTCGTCAGCTACAG GTCAGGAGGAAACTGGAGCACGACATATGCCCCCTCTCCGTTCTACATGACCTCAAAGATGAGATCTTTGTACCTCGAAGGATACGAGTACTCCATCTTCGACCTGACGAGACCTGACAGGGTGCAAATTCAG ATTTACGGCAATTCAGTCCAGGGACGGATACTTGACGGCGACTCACCGACGGAGCTGCTCACCAGCTACACGGAGTCAACCGGACGGCCGCCGGTTCTTCCCAGGTGGATCACGTCCGGCGCCGTCGTCGGCATGCAGGGTGGCACAGACGCCGTCCGCAGAGTTTGGGGCCAGCTCAAGGACTACGACGTCCCTGTCTCTGCGTTCTGGCTACAG GATTGGGTTGGCCAGAGGAAGACGGCGATCGGGTCTCAGCTCTGGTGGAACTGGGAGCTCGATGATGCCCACTACAATGGGTGGAACGATCTAGTAGACGACCTCCGCAGCCACGGCATCCGGACGATGGCTTACTGCAACCCTTGCCTCGTGCCG ATGGACGAGAAGCCCAGCGCGAAGAGGCACCTGTTCGAGGAAGCCAGGAAGCTGGGCATCCTGGTGAGGGACGACGCCGGCGAGCCGTACATGATGCCCAACACGGCGTTCGACGTCGCCATGCTCGACCTCACCAACCCGGCAGCGCACGCGTGGTTCAAGAGCACCGTCCTGCGGGGGATGGTGGACCGCGGCGTCAGCGGCTGGATGGCCGACTTCGGCGAGGGCCTGCCGCTGGACGCGCGGCTGCACTCGGGCGAGGACTCCGTCGCCGCGCACAACCGGTACCCGGAGCTGTGGGCGCGCGTCAACCGCGAGATCGCCGACGAGTGGAGAGCCAGCCGCCGCCGTGCCGCGGCGGAGAGCGACGACAtcgtcgacgacgacgacggcctgGTGTTCTTCGTGCGGTCGGGGTTCCGGGAGAGCTCCCGCTGGGCGATGCTGTTCTGGGAGGGCGACCAGATGGTGAGCTGGCAGGCGAACGACGGCATCAAGAGCAGCGTGGTGGGCCTCCTCAGCGGCGGCCTCTCGGGGTTCCCGCTCAACCACAGCGACGCCGGCGGCTACTGCACGGTGGACCTGCCGCCGTTCCTGCGCTACCGCCGGAGCGAGGAGCTCCTGATGCGCTGGATGGAGGTGAACGCCTTCACGGTCGTGCTCCGCACCCACGAGGGCAACAGGCCGGGCTCCAACTGCCAGTTCTACTCCAGCGGCCGCACGCTGGCGCACTTCGCGCGCTGCGCCAAGATGTACAAGGCCTGGGAGTTCTACCGCGCGCGCCTCGTCGGGGAGGCCGCGCGGACGGGGCTCCCCGTGGCGCGCCACCTGTTCCTGCACTACCCGGCGGACGAGCGCGTGCAGGCGCTCACGTACCAGCAGTTCCTTGTCGGGACGGAGATGCTCGTCGTGCCGGTCCTGGACAAGGGGCGGACCGCGGTGACCGCCTACTTCCCGGCCGGCGCCGGTGCGTGGAGGCACGTGTGGAGCGGCAACGAGTACGGGACCGGGGCTGGGGTGCAGGGCGGGTTCGAGGCCCAGGTCGAAGCCCGGATCGGGTACCCGGCCGTATTCGTCAGGGCCGGGTCGTCCGTCGGGGAAAGATTTGTGAGCAACTTGAGAAATCTCACGGTGTTGTAA